One window of Chryseobacterium sp. 7 genomic DNA carries:
- a CDS encoding HAD family hydrolase produces the protein MKTDIDIQNHCHFSFDLWLTLIKSHPEFKAKRVELFSSFFNVDKPIEEVAKTVKYYDDLCNTINEVTGGNIDTFEIYLMILGALDVDVKLLNKEKLNEFYNKSEELFLEYKPVVIFENIHNFFEDIKNQGKTINILSNTGFIKGKTMRKFLIHENLDQYIDFHIYSDEINCSKPNPLIFQEVKNKIEDQDLPLDQILHIGDNPVADYQGAKNFGFSAHLLKH, from the coding sequence TTGAAAACAGATATCGACATTCAAAACCACTGTCATTTTTCCTTTGACCTGTGGCTCACTTTAATCAAATCTCATCCTGAATTTAAAGCAAAAAGAGTTGAGCTGTTCTCCTCATTTTTTAACGTAGATAAGCCAATAGAAGAGGTTGCGAAAACTGTAAAATATTACGATGATCTTTGTAATACGATCAATGAGGTGACAGGAGGAAATATTGATACTTTTGAAATTTATCTGATGATTTTGGGTGCTTTAGATGTTGATGTGAAACTTTTGAATAAAGAAAAGCTCAATGAATTTTACAACAAAAGTGAAGAATTGTTTCTGGAGTATAAACCAGTTGTGATTTTTGAAAATATTCATAATTTTTTTGAGGATATAAAAAACCAGGGAAAAACCATTAATATTCTGAGCAATACAGGATTTATTAAAGGAAAAACAATGAGGAAATTTCTAATCCATGAAAACCTGGATCAGTACATTGATTTTCATATCTATTCTGATGAGATTAACTGTTCCAAACCGAACCCGCTAATTTTTCAGGAAGTGAAGAATAAGATCGAAGATCAAGACTTGCCGCTCGATCAGATTCTGCACATCGGAGACAATCCTGTAGCAGATTATCAGGGAGCAAAGAACTTTGGTTTCAGTGCCCATTTACTTAAACACTAA
- a CDS encoding phosphoribosyltransferase family protein, with translation MNTRYSLHHIHSADEFTFLPAEYSYFKYGDKSYAEKFARELFDGFISENAELLNTDKEIVVLPSPYMAIPTASNFLCFYFKKHLDFYLFQKGKKSSILSKINRNHTYITDYGNLNFEDRKNLIANDTYYIDKDFLRGKLCIFIDDIKITGSHEYTVNRILDEYSVEADFMFLYYAELMNFDLDPKIENFFNYYAVKNVNHVAEVMNKESFQFNTRIVKYILGLDSSNFDYLTSKVKKEQMDLLLELAISNNYHLIKEYENNINTLTQTELYYGY, from the coding sequence ATGAATACAAGATACAGCTTACACCACATTCATTCGGCAGATGAGTTTACTTTCTTACCTGCAGAATACAGCTATTTCAAGTATGGCGATAAGTCGTATGCTGAAAAATTTGCAAGAGAATTATTTGACGGATTTATTTCTGAAAATGCAGAACTTTTAAATACAGATAAAGAAATTGTAGTGTTGCCAAGTCCATACATGGCGATTCCTACAGCATCCAATTTTTTATGCTTTTACTTTAAAAAACACCTGGATTTTTATCTGTTTCAGAAAGGGAAAAAGTCAAGTATTTTATCTAAAATCAACAGAAATCATACTTATATCACAGATTACGGGAATCTTAATTTCGAAGATCGTAAAAATCTGATCGCAAATGACACTTATTACATTGATAAGGACTTTTTGAGAGGAAAACTTTGTATTTTTATAGACGATATAAAAATCACGGGAAGTCATGAATATACAGTGAACAGAATCCTGGATGAATATAGTGTGGAAGCAGACTTTATGTTCCTGTATTACGCAGAACTGATGAATTTTGACCTTGACCCGAAGATTGAAAATTTTTTCAACTATTATGCAGTAAAAAATGTAAACCATGTTGCAGAAGTGATGAATAAAGAAAGTTTTCAGTTCAACACAAGGATTGTAAAATATATTTTAGGACTGGATTCAAGTAATTTTGATTATCTTACGTCTAAAGTAAAAAAAGAACAGATGGACCTGCTTTTGGAGCTTGCTATCAGTAACAATTATCATTTAATAAAAGAATACGAAAATAACATCAATACTTTAACACAAACGGAATTATATTATGGCTATTAA
- a CDS encoding TerD family protein — translation MAINLQKGQRENINAPKFTVGLGWDINNTSTGTAFDLDASLFLLGDDKKLVSDNHFIFYNNLESPDKSVIHTGDNLTGEGSGDDEQIKIDLTKIDDAIKEITVVVTIHEAESRKQNFGQVRNSFIRIFNTDTNEEILKYELDEDFSIETAVEFGRIYNRNGEWKFEAVGAGQRDGLDKFVSIYQK, via the coding sequence ATGGCTATTAACTTACAAAAAGGACAAAGAGAAAATATTAACGCACCTAAATTTACTGTAGGTTTAGGATGGGATATCAATAATACTTCTACAGGAACGGCTTTCGACCTTGATGCTTCTTTATTTTTGCTTGGGGACGACAAAAAATTAGTTTCAGATAATCACTTTATTTTCTATAACAACCTTGAGTCTCCAGACAAATCTGTAATCCACACAGGAGATAACCTTACAGGAGAAGGATCAGGTGATGATGAGCAGATCAAGATTGATCTTACAAAAATAGATGATGCGATTAAGGAAATTACAGTAGTAGTAACCATTCACGAAGCAGAATCAAGAAAACAAAACTTTGGACAGGTAAGAAATTCTTTCATCAGAATTTTCAATACGGATACGAATGAAGAGATCTTGAAATATGAACTGGACGAAGATTTCTCAATCGAAACCGCTGTAGAATTCGGAAGAATCTACAACAGAAACGGAGAATGGAAATTTGAGGCTGTGGGTGCAGGACAAAGAGACGGCCTTGACAAATTTGTATCAATTTATCAGAAGTAA
- a CDS encoding toxic anion resistance protein: MDNQENQPIDPLGSIEPLKTFEPTPMVPPTPAQPVQNAAPAVLVDREGNVNLTQLQSEEREKYEVLANSIDEANPGSIVNFGAELQKTLTNQSDSFLGNVRRSNSGEVGGLINDLLVELNYVDVDELNGNKVKSFLSKLPFMKKVMTQVENLFAKYDKIINNIEQISYKVNAGIITSTKDNAVLQTIFESNVNSIKQIEGLVIAGNIRMERAAVELAQMEASPQDFQDYQIADKRDFIARLDRRMADLKVVRVIMMQSLPQIRLVQNNNVSIAEKAQTILTTTLPVWKNQLSLAVAMYRQQQNIEIQQKVSSTTEEILRKNAERLGQNSINVARANEQTIVSVETLKETTSMLINTLNEVKQIQKQGADNRRKLDQDLQTLEHELKANVRG, from the coding sequence ATGGACAATCAGGAAAATCAACCCATAGATCCACTAGGATCAATAGAACCTCTTAAAACCTTTGAACCTACACCAATGGTTCCTCCAACTCCGGCCCAGCCTGTTCAGAATGCAGCACCGGCAGTTCTTGTGGATAGAGAGGGAAATGTAAATCTTACTCAGCTGCAGTCAGAAGAACGTGAGAAATATGAAGTTCTTGCGAACTCTATTGATGAAGCAAACCCAGGTTCCATCGTGAATTTCGGAGCGGAGCTTCAGAAAACTTTAACCAATCAGAGTGACAGTTTCTTAGGAAATGTAAGAAGGTCAAACTCAGGAGAAGTAGGAGGACTTATCAATGATCTTTTGGTAGAGCTTAACTATGTAGATGTGGACGAGCTTAACGGAAATAAAGTAAAAAGCTTCCTGAGTAAATTGCCTTTCATGAAGAAGGTAATGACTCAGGTAGAGAACTTATTTGCAAAGTATGACAAGATCATCAACAATATTGAGCAGATCTCTTACAAAGTAAATGCAGGAATCATCACTTCTACAAAAGATAATGCTGTACTTCAGACTATTTTTGAAAGTAATGTGAATTCTATCAAACAGATTGAAGGTCTTGTGATTGCAGGAAATATAAGAATGGAAAGAGCTGCAGTAGAATTGGCTCAAATGGAGGCCAGTCCTCAGGATTTTCAGGATTATCAGATTGCTGATAAGAGAGATTTCATTGCAAGGTTAGACAGAAGAATGGCAGATCTTAAAGTGGTACGCGTGATCATGATGCAGTCGCTTCCACAGATCAGACTGGTACAGAATAACAACGTTTCCATTGCTGAAAAGGCACAAACGATTCTTACCACTACACTTCCTGTTTGGAAAAACCAGCTTTCATTGGCTGTAGCGATGTACAGACAACAGCAAAATATTGAAATTCAGCAGAAAGTATCTTCTACTACAGAAGAGATCTTAAGAAAGAATGCAGAGCGTCTTGGCCAGAACTCAATAAATGTTGCCAGAGCTAATGAGCAGACTATTGTATCTGTAGAAACATTGAAAGAAACAACGTCAATGTTAATCAATACATTGAATGAAGTGAAACAAATCCAGAAACAGGGAGCAGATAACAGAAGAAAACTGGATCAGGATCTTCAGACATTGGAGCACGAACTTAAAGCAAATGTCAGAGGTTAA
- a CDS encoding TerD family protein has product MAINLQKGQRINLKKENGAELSQACVGINWGAIEKKGFFGTKKEAVDLDGSCILYDSNKNVTEVIYFGNLKSKNGSVRHSGDDLTGDVDGDDGLDNEVITVDFSQLEPNVEHVAMVLNSYRGQDFGTIPFASIRIYEGTPTNVREVFAKYDIANDSSFGGHVAMVMGVFYKRNGEWKFNAIGDPTADKKLEQTIQTVQMNYL; this is encoded by the coding sequence ATGGCTATCAACTTACAAAAAGGTCAGAGAATTAACCTTAAAAAAGAAAATGGTGCTGAACTTTCCCAGGCTTGTGTAGGAATCAACTGGGGAGCAATTGAAAAGAAAGGATTTTTTGGGACTAAAAAAGAAGCAGTAGACTTAGACGGAAGCTGTATTTTATATGATTCAAACAAAAACGTGACTGAAGTAATCTATTTCGGAAACCTTAAATCCAAAAACGGATCTGTAAGACATAGTGGAGATGACCTTACAGGTGACGTAGATGGAGATGACGGATTGGATAACGAAGTAATCACAGTAGATTTCAGCCAGCTGGAGCCGAATGTAGAGCATGTGGCAATGGTACTGAACAGCTACAGAGGTCAGGACTTCGGAACCATTCCTTTTGCTTCCATCCGTATTTATGAAGGAACGCCTACCAATGTAAGAGAAGTTTTTGCAAAATATGATATTGCAAATGATTCTTCTTTCGGTGGTCACGTTGCCATGGTAATGGGTGTTTTCTATAAGAGAAACGGAGAGTGGAAATTCAATGCAATCGGAGATCCTACAGCAGATAAAAAGCTGGAGCAGACGATCCAAACGGTACAGATGAATTATCTATAA
- a CDS encoding TerC/Alx family metal homeostasis membrane protein, giving the protein MEKHQSILELHPGLVWGFAVTVVIMLLLDLGVFNKKSHEVSSKEATIWSIVWISLSMVFSGVVYWVFNTDGSPESHALAVEKFTQYQAAYWIEKALSVDNLFVFILVFGFFKVPKYLHHKVLFWGIIGALIFRAIFIFAGVGLINLTYLPEMNIFGEAVKINVVMTLFGLFLVYAGIKSWGDGDDDDDEDYSNTAGARLIKSFWKVSDNYDGDKFFTIQNGIKMATPLLVVVGVIEFTDVLFAVDSIPAIFAISNDPLILYTSNIFAILGLRSLYFLLANFIHMFSKLPYGLAIILSFIGVKMLIAPWIHIPSPVSLGIVGGVLVISVLLSIIFPEKEEEKKEELEEK; this is encoded by the coding sequence GTGGAAAAACATCAAAGTATTTTAGAACTGCACCCAGGTCTGGTGTGGGGATTTGCGGTAACGGTTGTTATCATGCTGCTCCTGGACTTAGGGGTATTTAATAAAAAAAGTCATGAAGTCTCTTCCAAAGAAGCTACTATCTGGTCTATCGTATGGATCTCGCTTTCAATGGTTTTTTCAGGAGTGGTATATTGGGTATTCAATACCGATGGAAGTCCTGAAAGCCATGCCTTGGCTGTTGAGAAATTTACACAGTATCAGGCTGCCTATTGGATTGAAAAAGCACTTTCTGTGGATAATTTATTTGTATTTATCCTCGTTTTCGGTTTCTTTAAAGTTCCGAAATACCTTCATCACAAAGTTCTTTTCTGGGGAATCATTGGAGCATTGATCTTCAGAGCTATATTCATTTTTGCAGGAGTAGGATTAATCAATCTGACTTATCTTCCTGAAATGAATATCTTCGGAGAAGCAGTAAAAATCAACGTTGTCATGACATTGTTCGGATTATTCCTTGTCTATGCGGGGATTAAATCATGGGGTGATGGTGACGATGATGACGATGAAGATTATAGTAATACAGCAGGAGCAAGACTGATCAAAAGTTTCTGGAAGGTTTCCGATAACTATGATGGAGATAAGTTCTTCACCATCCAAAACGGAATCAAAATGGCTACACCTCTTTTAGTAGTGGTAGGGGTTATTGAGTTTACAGACGTTCTTTTTGCGGTAGATTCCATTCCGGCTATTTTTGCCATTTCAAATGACCCGTTGATCCTTTACACATCGAATATCTTTGCTATTTTAGGATTAAGATCACTGTATTTCCTGTTAGCAAACTTTATCCACATGTTCAGCAAACTTCCATACGGATTGGCGATTATCCTTTCTTTCATTGGAGTTAAAATGCTTATTGCACCATGGATTCATATTCCGTCTCCGGTTTCATTAGGAATTGTAGGAGGAGTATTGGTGATCTCTGTTCTCTTATCCATCATCTTCCCTGAAAAAGAAGAAGAAAAGAAAGAAGAGTTAGAAGAAAAATAA
- a CDS encoding TetR/AcrR family transcriptional regulator: MKSPRERIIETTFQLFARQGYNSTGINQIISEAEVARASFYQHFKSKEDLCVEFLNVRHAYWFGELNNFLAKEKDSKSKIIKAFDFLIYMNEKENFRGCSFLNILSEIPMDNTKILSVIQSHKADLRNYFLELLNDNELSDHIYMLFESSIIESQLFRSNELIEKSKKIVTHLIQ; encoded by the coding sequence ATGAAATCTCCAAGAGAAAGAATCATAGAAACCACATTTCAATTGTTTGCCAGACAAGGTTATAATTCTACCGGAATCAATCAGATTATCTCCGAAGCAGAAGTAGCCAGAGCCAGCTTTTATCAACATTTTAAATCCAAAGAAGATCTGTGTGTAGAATTTTTGAATGTGAGACATGCATATTGGTTTGGCGAACTTAATAACTTTTTAGCAAAAGAAAAAGATTCAAAATCCAAGATTATCAAAGCTTTTGATTTTCTGATCTATATGAACGAGAAGGAAAACTTCAGAGGATGTAGCTTTCTGAATATTCTATCGGAAATACCGATGGATAATACCAAAATTCTGAGTGTAATTCAGTCTCATAAAGCAGATCTCAGAAACTATTTTTTAGAATTACTGAATGATAATGAACTTTCCGATCATATTTATATGCTTTTTGAAAGCAGTATCATAGAAAGTCAGCTTTTCAGGTCTAATGAATTAATTGAAAAATCAAAAAAAATAGTCACCCATTTAATACAATAA
- a CDS encoding DUF1348 family protein: MEQKHPLPPFTLETALEKIQLAEDAWNSQDPEKVSKAYTIDSEWRNRDTFVNGREEIVEFLQKKWEKELHYKLKKEYWAHTDNRIAVRFEYEYQTKDGNWFRAYGNENWEFDENGLMAKRYASINDLAIKEEDRKFR, translated from the coding sequence ATGGAACAAAAACACCCGCTTCCGCCTTTCACCCTTGAAACGGCACTGGAAAAAATTCAACTGGCAGAAGATGCATGGAACAGTCAGGATCCTGAAAAAGTTTCCAAAGCATATACCATAGACAGCGAATGGAGAAACAGAGACACTTTCGTGAATGGTAGAGAAGAAATTGTAGAGTTTCTTCAGAAAAAATGGGAAAAAGAACTTCATTATAAGCTTAAAAAAGAATATTGGGCACACACAGACAATCGTATTGCTGTTCGCTTTGAATATGAATATCAGACAAAAGACGGAAACTGGTTCAGAGCCTATGGAAATGAAAACTGGGAATTTGATGAAAATGGGCTGATGGCCAAAAGATATGCAAGCATCAATGATCTGGCTATTAAAGAAGAAGATAGAAAGTTCAGATAA
- a CDS encoding catalase, translating into MPNPLQYNKKFDELNEEEKKLLGINKKTIADFVEQSSSISDVNYATRNAHAKTYAAAKGTFWIEPDIPELLQPYFDKEKFDLTIRFSNAQLKIKNTRKDIPAYGFAVQIKDENGVLLANYPLVNFPLFPINSVSAFLKLFTAINRLYMKQWRNLFTMFLQLGKMIPSLFTGDMFRNMLKLIGKRNDFILSFDYYSVGAYRLGDQVIKIKLSPQSVDKNVGRKQKVKDSLQNYLQTNDFSADVLIQVCYDLKDQPINKLNVEWKNTPFIKIGEVKIDKNSLLDSRNCNTELLSFNPFESKIFFQPVGKIQKLRDEAYKVSVQTRRKINKLLHGKNG; encoded by the coding sequence ATGCCAAATCCATTACAATATAATAAGAAGTTTGATGAGCTGAATGAAGAGGAAAAAAAACTTCTGGGAATCAATAAAAAAACAATTGCTGATTTTGTTGAACAGTCCTCTTCCATCAGTGATGTCAATTATGCTACCCGGAATGCCCATGCGAAAACATATGCCGCAGCAAAGGGAACATTCTGGATTGAGCCGGATATCCCCGAACTGTTGCAGCCTTATTTCGATAAGGAAAAATTTGATCTTACGATACGGTTTTCCAATGCCCAGCTGAAAATTAAGAATACCAGAAAAGATATTCCGGCTTATGGATTTGCAGTGCAGATCAAGGATGAAAACGGAGTATTATTAGCCAATTATCCATTGGTTAATTTTCCTTTGTTCCCTATTAACTCTGTTTCTGCTTTTCTGAAATTGTTTACAGCAATTAACCGACTTTATATGAAGCAATGGAGAAACTTATTCACCATGTTTCTTCAGTTGGGTAAAATGATTCCTTCTTTGTTTACTGGCGATATGTTCCGTAATATGCTAAAGCTAATTGGAAAAAGAAATGATTTTATTCTTTCATTTGATTATTATTCTGTAGGTGCTTACCGTTTGGGAGATCAGGTTATCAAAATAAAGCTTTCCCCTCAGTCTGTTGATAAAAACGTAGGTAGAAAACAGAAGGTAAAAGATTCGTTACAAAACTATCTGCAAACAAATGATTTCTCGGCTGATGTTTTGATACAGGTCTGCTACGATCTGAAAGACCAGCCCATCAACAAACTTAATGTGGAGTGGAAAAATACTCCTTTTATTAAAATCGGTGAGGTAAAAATTGATAAAAATTCTTTGCTGGATTCCCGTAACTGTAATACTGAGCTTCTTTCATTCAATCCTTTTGAAAGCAAAATCTTTTTTCAGCCTGTAGGAAAAATACAAAAACTTCGTGATGAAGCTTATAAAGTTTCTGTGCAGACAAGGAGAAAAATTAATAAGCTGCTGCATGGGAAAAATGGGTAG
- a CDS encoding FKBP-type peptidyl-prolyl cis-trans isomerase, whose translation MGVADLLFKRKKELAEKNLKDGKEYMEEYGKRESVVQLPSGLQYEIITEGDGAKPGPKSTVKCHYHGTTISGKVFDSSVKRGTPASFPLNRVISGWTEALQLMSVGSKWRLIIPPHLAYGDQEISKEIGPNSTLVFEVELLDIK comes from the coding sequence ATGGGAGTAGCAGATTTGTTATTTAAACGTAAAAAAGAATTGGCAGAAAAGAACCTGAAAGATGGTAAAGAATATATGGAAGAGTATGGTAAAAGAGAAAGTGTAGTGCAGTTACCAAGCGGCTTACAATATGAAATCATTACAGAAGGAGACGGAGCAAAACCAGGTCCTAAATCTACAGTAAAATGCCACTATCACGGAACTACCATTTCCGGTAAAGTATTCGACAGCTCTGTAAAAAGAGGTACACCTGCATCATTCCCTTTAAACAGAGTAATTTCTGGTTGGACAGAAGCTCTTCAATTAATGTCGGTTGGAAGTAAGTGGAGACTTATTATTCCACCGCATTTAGCGTATGGAGATCAGGAAATCAGCAAAGAAATAGGGCCAAACAGTACCCTTGTTTTCGAAGTTGAATTGCTTGATATTAAATAA
- a CDS encoding Rrf2 family transcriptional regulator produces MNNTRFATAVHIMTLLAKSPQEWLTSDWIAGSINVNPVIIRKEISVLREAGLIISRQGKEGGTQLSKNAETITISEIYRAVKNTEVLGKKNQNPNPACGVGKEINNHLNTLFAETDQLVVNFLGDKSLQEFTDQFE; encoded by the coding sequence ATGAACAATACAAGATTTGCTACGGCAGTACATATTATGACCTTATTGGCGAAAAGTCCTCAGGAGTGGCTTACTTCTGACTGGATTGCCGGTAGTATCAATGTAAATCCGGTAATTATCCGAAAGGAAATCAGTGTATTGAGAGAAGCAGGCCTTATTATAAGCAGACAGGGAAAAGAAGGGGGAACTCAACTGTCAAAGAATGCTGAAACGATCACAATTTCTGAGATCTATAGAGCAGTAAAAAATACAGAAGTATTAGGCAAAAAAAATCAAAATCCCAATCCGGCATGTGGTGTAGGAAAGGAGATTAATAATCATTTAAATACATTGTTTGCAGAAACAGATCAATTGGTGGTAAACTTTTTAGGAGACAAGTCGTTACAGGAATTCACGGATCAGTTTGAATAA
- a CDS encoding NAD(P)-dependent oxidoreductase — translation MKKVAVIGATGFVGAHVVSELAERGYAVEALVRDASKVKTQENVTAKSVDVNNVNELTEALKGSDAVISTFNAGWTNPNLYNDFLNGSENIQKAVEQSGVKRLIVVGGAGSLYTPDNVQIVDTPDFPEAYKPGAKAARDYLNKIKENNTLDWTFFSPAIEMNQANVGERTGKYRTSLETPVFDENGRSRLSVEDVAVVLVDELEQNNHIRERFTAAY, via the coding sequence ATGAAAAAAGTAGCAGTAATCGGTGCAACAGGATTTGTAGGAGCACACGTAGTATCAGAATTAGCAGAGAGAGGATATGCAGTAGAAGCTTTGGTAAGAGATGCCTCAAAAGTAAAAACACAAGAGAACGTAACAGCAAAAAGCGTTGACGTAAATAACGTAAACGAGCTTACTGAAGCATTGAAAGGAAGTGATGCTGTAATCAGCACATTCAACGCAGGATGGACGAATCCTAATCTTTACAATGATTTCTTAAATGGTTCTGAGAATATTCAGAAAGCAGTAGAACAGTCAGGCGTAAAAAGACTGATTGTAGTAGGTGGAGCAGGAAGCCTTTACACTCCGGATAATGTACAGATCGTAGATACTCCGGATTTCCCTGAAGCTTACAAACCAGGAGCAAAGGCAGCGAGAGACTATTTAAACAAAATCAAAGAAAACAATACTTTGGATTGGACATTCTTCAGCCCAGCTATTGAAATGAATCAGGCTAATGTAGGCGAAAGAACAGGGAAATACAGAACTTCATTAGAAACTCCGGTATTTGATGAAAACGGAAGAAGCCGTCTGTCTGTAGAGGATGTAGCTGTAGTTTTAGTTGACGAATTAGAGCAGAATAATCATATCCGTGAACGTTTTACAGCAGCTTATTAA
- a CDS encoding MBL fold metallo-hydrolase — protein MIQKKLLSLIALLGFISIFAGNLKVKVYNPGTKAIFPITSTIIYGDKDAVLVDAQFQKQYAEQLVKEIKATGKNLKTVFISHSDPDFYFGLDVIKKAFPNAKIISTAQTAFLISASKDDKMGVWKPQLKTDAPSEITVPEAVTSIPDLEGNKIEIRQNLEDPAHSFLWIPSIKTIVGGISVSVGSHLWMADTQNAKAIDQWMGQIDAMKALKPEQVIPSHFAEPSTSPQSLDFVKNYLENYKHAVTENKTSSAVVDFMVKKYPDLHGKDELGMGAKVFFGEMAWDLKSPYPAIGNKVEVDFGTVKFLLDFKDNKTMTFTGTAGSSKNSTDTVEYTAVEVAKNVFMVYWHEPHLGFNVTHIQDYNKNIVYSNIAGPDGTFTHPKGTLKILK, from the coding sequence ATGATACAAAAGAAATTATTGTCGTTAATAGCACTATTGGGATTTATCAGCATATTCGCCGGGAATCTCAAAGTGAAAGTTTATAATCCGGGAACTAAAGCTATTTTTCCCATTACGTCTACCATTATTTACGGTGATAAAGACGCCGTATTGGTAGATGCTCAGTTTCAGAAACAATATGCAGAGCAGCTTGTGAAAGAAATAAAAGCAACAGGAAAAAATCTGAAAACCGTTTTTATTTCTCACAGTGACCCTGATTTCTATTTCGGGTTAGATGTCATCAAAAAAGCATTTCCTAATGCAAAGATTATCTCAACTGCTCAGACTGCATTTTTGATATCAGCTTCAAAAGATGATAAAATGGGAGTATGGAAACCACAGTTGAAAACTGATGCTCCATCAGAAATTACCGTTCCTGAAGCAGTTACTTCAATTCCTGATCTTGAAGGAAACAAAATCGAAATCAGACAAAATCTGGAAGATCCGGCACACAGTTTTCTTTGGATTCCTTCTATTAAAACCATTGTGGGCGGTATTTCAGTTTCTGTAGGTTCTCACCTTTGGATGGCAGATACCCAGAATGCAAAAGCAATAGATCAGTGGATGGGGCAGATTGATGCAATGAAAGCATTGAAGCCTGAACAGGTGATTCCTTCCCATTTTGCAGAACCTTCCACATCACCACAATCTCTTGATTTTGTGAAAAACTATCTGGAAAACTATAAACATGCAGTCACTGAAAACAAAACATCTTCTGCTGTTGTAGATTTTATGGTAAAAAAATATCCTGATCTTCATGGAAAAGATGAACTGGGAATGGGAGCGAAAGTTTTCTTTGGCGAAATGGCCTGGGATCTGAAATCACCTTATCCGGCAATCGGGAATAAAGTAGAAGTAGATTTTGGAACGGTAAAATTCCTTCTTGATTTTAAGGATAACAAAACAATGACGTTTACAGGAACAGCCGGAAGTTCAAAAAACAGTACCGATACTGTAGAATATACGGCCGTAGAAGTAGCGAAGAATGTTTTTATGGTGTATTGGCATGAACCTCATCTTGGCTTCAATGTAACCCATATTCAGGATTATAATAAAAATATAGTATATTCAAATATTGCAGGTCCTGATGGTACATTTACCCATCCAAAAGGAACTCTTAAAATTTTGAAATAA
- a CDS encoding M23 family metallopeptidase — protein MKKFLNSKKNVNILLGGLLLVVFAQGVCIAKLFSERDDKTYEVNLVKINTEKDSVDYLKMKTDLTLVDQTVGQLNSFLKSKDITNEKLMMLDQDSISNSIYLSKQANRYSQYLMDLQTKLMQVPLGMPTDGYISSNFGIRKNPIPFKTVYASVKTSAVAESKPAVAAVAKPEVKAEPVEKIVELTDSYGNKREVKVMVTPKAAPVAAAPAPAATKAVAGTNTTTQTAVAEKNNPPAEADQMQFHKGLDIAVAYGSDVRAAAAGTIIFSGQKGGYGNCVIVSHGNGLATLYGHLSQLIAKVNDKVKVGQVIAKSGNSGRSTGPHLHYEVHKNNTPVNPKLFMNL, from the coding sequence ATGAAAAAATTTCTAAACAGCAAGAAGAACGTAAACATTCTCCTCGGAGGACTTTTACTAGTAGTTTTTGCACAAGGTGTATGTATTGCCAAACTCTTTTCTGAAAGAGATGACAAAACCTACGAAGTAAACCTTGTAAAAATAAACACTGAAAAAGACAGTGTAGATTATTTAAAAATGAAAACTGATCTTACTCTTGTAGATCAGACCGTTGGTCAACTTAATTCCTTCCTGAAGTCTAAAGATATTACCAACGAAAAGCTAATGATGCTGGATCAGGACAGTATTTCAAATTCAATTTACCTTTCCAAACAGGCTAACCGATACAGCCAATATCTGATGGATCTTCAGACTAAACTGATGCAGGTTCCTTTAGGTATGCCTACTGACGGATATATTTCCTCTAACTTCGGGATAAGAAAAAACCCAATTCCTTTTAAAACTGTTTACGCTTCTGTAAAAACAAGTGCTGTCGCAGAATCAAAACCAGCCGTTGCCGCCGTTGCAAAGCCTGAAGTCAAAGCTGAACCTGTAGAGAAGATTGTGGAACTTACCGACAGTTATGGAAATAAAAGAGAAGTAAAAGTAATGGTTACTCCAAAAGCGGCTCCTGTGGCTGCTGCGCCAGCTCCTGCTGCTACAAAAGCTGTTGCCGGAACCAATACTACAACCCAAACTGCTGTAGCAGAAAAAAATAATCCACCTGCTGAAGCTGATCAGATGCAGTTCCACAAAGGACTGGACATTGCTGTTGCTTACGGCTCTGATGTGAGGGCTGCTGCTGCGGGAACTATTATTTTCTCTGGGCAGAAAGGAGGTTATGGAAACTGTGTGATTGTTTCTCACGGAAACGGATTGGCTACTTTATACGGACATTTATCTCAGCTTATTGCGAAGGTAAATGATAAAGTAAAAGTAGGCCAGGTAATTGCTAAATCCGGTAACTCCGGACGTTCTACAGGACCTCATCTTCATTATGAAGTACACAAAAACAATACTCCGGTTAATCCGAAATTGTTTATGAATTTATAA